A stretch of the Engraulis encrasicolus isolate BLACKSEA-1 chromosome 19, IST_EnEncr_1.0, whole genome shotgun sequence genome encodes the following:
- the LOC134435019 gene encoding uncharacterized protein LOC134435019 isoform X1, with protein sequence MGDNEELACAVQCLEQEIQHLGGEGIQSNSERVALVRENDSQSSGKCFFSWYDTVETYMRTRTYPKGATRVMKSGIRNASKNFCLKDDGLWRHSAGKERKVLRSREQVKAVLQQYHEDHNHASSHAMYDQLRVLFYWSNISGDVKEWVDNCPICGAGRGGKALTKRVAQMHCLCYGCQSSQDQSSEGDTRTFHRFPVNDPDRLKLWISYAKRDQWSVTSRSVLCSKHFTEDCFDRSGESVSLKPDAVPTVPMDSNSQQEDNEDGVCFFENLQHLEHPYSKAIQSNPVQMDSARGHDFQNRGKCIFAWYDAVERYLKTRMYPHGATRDRKTVLRNASKRFCLKDDLLHHRKRMRLVLRSRAEVNEMLRECHDNRGHKGHDHCIREISKKYYWGRQMKDIEHWIGNCQHCLETDETTKNFICSVDGCRNRCGPVERSLGLTFHRFPFDDPTSFSQWIQKLQRSNWSPHTRSVVCSVHFTEDCFEFKGRRKLLKSHSVPTLLLGKTTVEQSTSQGPDAASSLESSQRTFFAKYDAVHKYVSTGVYPPGCTAVDKNTLRRLCRRFSVHDGVLYYSNTKQNRCKVLRTREEVHATLSEYHNDMNHLDEKTCIKLISKHFHWGSLNNDVRWWVEKCEVCSAARHPLDQQPETSTSPAAPASPAAQVSPTAQVSPTAQVSGWGRKVSPASPASPAAPNSPECIEPDCFIQGEDIEPSARDLASFRSRSVDPKEAVAVAKRVPTTYLIANVPGKRITLLDKATMPLQKKRKVGGGEDVLSSHRKFPFNGPSRHKLQISYAKWDQRSITSRSSLCAKHRSGESVSLKTDAVHTVPMDSSTRQEGNEDLDCSFQNQEEHSKHPYSNAIQSSAEQRDSARHHDFQNRGRCIIRKVGGTGDMLSSHSNPQPCHGLVMAVRDTSQPLSARSVLQRCSLAKIRIKPNDESELPKGFKRIGTGLVIYLSFFKGAKVAIISKMVRALLGAKLFRVKGGGLTSVLDLPGSVLIVPQQSLTGTLNEDDRFDYIRRIDQSKGERLYNDFVCQCERALAYSERWMEARCVVRYGIYGQEHTVVVHADEPHTHTVEF encoded by the exons ATG GGGGACAATGAAGAACTTGCATGTGCTGTCCAATGCCTAGAACAAGAAATACAGCATCTAGGTGGAGAGGGGATCCAGAGCAATTCCGAGCGAGTTGCTCTAGTGCGTGAAAATGACTCCCAGAGTAGCGGGAAGTGTTTTTTCTCTTGGTATGATACGGTGGAGACTTACATGAGGACCAGGACGTATCCAAAGGGTGCAACCAGGGTCATGAAAAGCGGTATCAGAAATGCCTCCAAGAACTTTTGTTTGAAAG ATGACGGTCTTTGGCGCCACAGTGCTGGAAAGGAACGCAAAGTCCTACGCAGCCGAGAACAAGTGAAGGCTGTGCTTCAGCAATACCACGAGGACCACAACCATGCAAGCAGTCACGCCATGTATGACCAACTGAGAGTTCTTTTCTACTGGAGCAACATTTCTGGAGATGTAAAAGAATGGGTTGACAACTGCCCGATATGCGGCGCAGGGCGTGGAGGAAAGGCCCTGACCAAAAGggtcgcccaaatgcactgcctCTGTTATGGATGCCAAAGTAGCCAGGACCAAAGTAGTGAAGGCGACACGAGGACCTTTCACCG GTTCCCCGTTAATGATCCTGACAGACTCAAACTTTGGATCTCCTATGCCAAACGGGATCAGTGGTCGGTAACCTCAAGATCTGTCCTGTGCTCCAAGCACTTCACAGAGGATTGTTTTGACCGATCAGGAGAGAGTGTGTCTCTCAAACCAGATGCAGTCCCAACTGTGCCCATGGATTCCAACTCTCAGCAG GAGGACAATGAAGATGGCGTCTGCTTTTTCGAAAATCTACAACATTTAGAGCATCCATATTCAAAGGCAATCCAGAGCAATCCAGTTCAGATGGATTCAGCCCGGGGTCATGACTTCCAAAACAGAGGGAAGTGTATTTTCGCTTGGTATGATGCAGTGGAGAGGTACTTGAAGACTAGGATGTATCCACATGGGGCAACCAGGGACCGCAAAACGGTTCTCAGAAATGCCTCCAAGCGCTTCTGTTTGAAAG ATGATCTTCTTCACCACCGCAAACGGATGCGATTAGTACTTCGAAGCAGGGCAGAGGTGAATGAGATgctgagggaatgccatgacaaCCGAGGCCACAAAGGACATGACCATTGCATTCGTGAGATCAGCAAGAAGTACTATTGGGGAAGGCAGATGAAAGACATTGAGCACTGGATTGGCAACTGTCAGCATTGCCTGGAAACGGATGAAACGACCAAAAATTTTATCTGCTCTGTGGATGGCTGCAGGAACCGTTGTGGTCCGGTGGAGAGAAGCTTGGGCCTGACTTTTCATCG GTTTCCTTTTGATGATCCTACATCCTTCAGCCAGTGGATCCAAAAACTCCAGAGAAGCAATTGGTCACCACACACCAGGTCAGTGGTCTGCAGTGTCCACTTCACTGAGGACTGCTTTGAGTTCAAGGGCCGAAGAAAGCTGCTGAAAAGCCACTCAGTTCCCACTCTGTTACTTGGCAAGACAACTGTGGAG CAAAGCACATCACAAGGCCCTGATGCAGCGAGCAGCTTGGAAAGTTCTCAGAGGACTTTCTTTGCAAAATACGACGCAGTGCACAAATATGTGAGCACCGGAGTATATCCTCCAGGCTGTACCGCTGTGGACAAAAACACGTTGCGCCGACTCTGTAGACGATTTTCTGTACATG ATGGCGTTCTTTACTACAGCAACACCAAACAGAACCGATGCAAAGTTTTGAGAACGAGAGAAGAGGTCCACGCCACGCTCTCGGAGTACCACAACGACATGAACCACCTAGATGAGAAGACGTGCATCAAGCTCATCTCCAAGCACTTCCACTGGGGATCGCTGAACAATGATGTGCGCTGGTGGGTGGAGAAGTGTGAGGTGTGCTCTGCTGCCCGCCATCCTCTTGACCAACAGCCAGAGACCTCGACCAGTCCTGCCGCACCAGCCTCTCCTGCCGCACAGGTCTCTCCTACCGCACAGGTCTCTCCTACCGCACAGGTCTCTGGGTGGGGGAGAAAA GTCTCTCCTGCCTCACCAGCCTCTCCTGCTGCACCAAACAGCCCAGAATGCATTGAGCCTGACTGCTTCATCCAGGGCGAGGATATAGA GCCCTCTGCTAGAGACTTGGCCAGCTTCAGATCTCGGAGTGTTGACCCAAAAGAGGCTGTTGCCGTGGCAAAGCGAGTACCAACCACTTACCTGATCGCCAATGTTCCTGGCAAGAGAATAACTTTGCTAGACAAGGCTACAATGCCCCTCCAAAAGAAACGCAAAGTAGGCGGAGGCGAAGACGTGCTATCCAGCCACCGCAA GTTCCCTTTTAACGGTCCTAGCAGACACAAACTTCAGATCTCCTATGCCAAATGGGACCAGCGGTCGATTACTTCAAGATCTTCCCTCTGCGCCAAGCACCGTTCAGGAGAGAGTGTGTCTCTCAAAACAGATGCAGTCCACACTGTACCCATGGATTCCAGCACTCGGCAG GAAGGCAATGAAGATCTTGACTGCTCTTTCCAAAACCAAGAAGAACATTCAAAGCATCCATATTCAAATGCAAtccagagcagtgcagagcagagggaTTCAGCACGGCATCATGACTTCCAAAACAGAGGGAGGTGTATTATTCGCAAAGTAGGCGGAACTGGAGACATGCTATCCAGCCACAGCAA TCCCCAGCCCTGTCATGGATTGGTAATGGCAGTACGGGACACGTCACAACCCTTGAGCGCAAGGTCCGTTTTACAGCGGTGCTCTTTGGCCAAAATTCGAATAAAGCCAAATGATGAAAGTGAACTTCCAAAAGGTTTCAAACGG ATTGGTACTGGCCTAGTGATCTACTTGAGTTTCTTCAAAGGAGCCAAAGTTGCGATTATATCAAAAATGG TGAGAGCCTTGTTGGGGGCTAAATTGTTCCGTGTGAAGGGAGGAGGACTGACGTCGGTGCTCGATCTTCCTGGCAGTGTCCTCATAGTGCCTCAGCAGTCATTGACGGGGACATTGAACGAAGATGATCGGTTTGACTACATTCGGCGGATCGATCAGTCAAAGGGAGAGAGGCTATACAACGACTTTGTGTGCCAGTGCGAGAGAGCTCTAGCGTATTCGGAAAGGTGGATGGAGGCCAGATGCGTGGTCCGCTATGGCATCTATGGTCAAGAACATACTGTCGTCGTCCATGCTGACgagccacacactcacactgtggaATTCTAG
- the LOC134435019 gene encoding uncharacterized protein LOC134435019 isoform X2, whose translation MGDNEELACAVQCLEQEIQHLGGEGIQSNSERVALVRENDSQSSGKCFFSWYDTVETYMRTRTYPKGATRVMKSGIRNASKNFCLKDDGLWRHSAGKERKVLRSREQVKAVLQQYHEDHNHASSHAMYDQLRVLFYWSNISGDVKEWVDNCPICGAGRGGKALTKRVAQMHCLCYGCQSSQDQSSEGDTRTFHRFPVNDPDRLKLWISYAKRDQWSVTSRSVLCSKHFTEDCFDRSGESVSLKPDAVPTVPMDSNSQQEDNEDGVCFFENLQHLEHPYSKAIQSNPVQMDSARGHDFQNRGKCIFAWYDAVERYLKTRMYPHGATRDRKTVLRNASKRFCLKDDLLHHRKRMRLVLRSRAEVNEMLRECHDNRGHKGHDHCIREISKKYYWGRQMKDIEHWIGNCQHCLETDETTKNFICSVDGCRNRCGPVERSLGLTFHRFPFDDPTSFSQWIQKLQRSNWSPHTRSVVCSVHFTEDCFEFKGRRKLLKSHSVPTLLLGKTTVEQSTSQGPDAASSLESSQRTFFAKYDAVHKYVSTGVYPPGCTAVDKNTLRRLCRRFSVHDGVLYYSNTKQNRCKVLRTREEVHATLSEYHNDMNHLDEKTCIKLISKHFHWGSLNNDVRWWVEKCEVCSAARHPLDQQPETSTSPAAPASPAAQVSPTAQVSPTAQVSPASPASPAAPNSPECIEPDCFIQGEDIEPSARDLASFRSRSVDPKEAVAVAKRVPTTYLIANVPGKRITLLDKATMPLQKKRKVGGGEDVLSSHRKFPFNGPSRHKLQISYAKWDQRSITSRSSLCAKHRSGESVSLKTDAVHTVPMDSSTRQEGNEDLDCSFQNQEEHSKHPYSNAIQSSAEQRDSARHHDFQNRGRCIIRKVGGTGDMLSSHSNPQPCHGLVMAVRDTSQPLSARSVLQRCSLAKIRIKPNDESELPKGFKRIGTGLVIYLSFFKGAKVAIISKMVRALLGAKLFRVKGGGLTSVLDLPGSVLIVPQQSLTGTLNEDDRFDYIRRIDQSKGERLYNDFVCQCERALAYSERWMEARCVVRYGIYGQEHTVVVHADEPHTHTVEF comes from the exons ATG GGGGACAATGAAGAACTTGCATGTGCTGTCCAATGCCTAGAACAAGAAATACAGCATCTAGGTGGAGAGGGGATCCAGAGCAATTCCGAGCGAGTTGCTCTAGTGCGTGAAAATGACTCCCAGAGTAGCGGGAAGTGTTTTTTCTCTTGGTATGATACGGTGGAGACTTACATGAGGACCAGGACGTATCCAAAGGGTGCAACCAGGGTCATGAAAAGCGGTATCAGAAATGCCTCCAAGAACTTTTGTTTGAAAG ATGACGGTCTTTGGCGCCACAGTGCTGGAAAGGAACGCAAAGTCCTACGCAGCCGAGAACAAGTGAAGGCTGTGCTTCAGCAATACCACGAGGACCACAACCATGCAAGCAGTCACGCCATGTATGACCAACTGAGAGTTCTTTTCTACTGGAGCAACATTTCTGGAGATGTAAAAGAATGGGTTGACAACTGCCCGATATGCGGCGCAGGGCGTGGAGGAAAGGCCCTGACCAAAAGggtcgcccaaatgcactgcctCTGTTATGGATGCCAAAGTAGCCAGGACCAAAGTAGTGAAGGCGACACGAGGACCTTTCACCG GTTCCCCGTTAATGATCCTGACAGACTCAAACTTTGGATCTCCTATGCCAAACGGGATCAGTGGTCGGTAACCTCAAGATCTGTCCTGTGCTCCAAGCACTTCACAGAGGATTGTTTTGACCGATCAGGAGAGAGTGTGTCTCTCAAACCAGATGCAGTCCCAACTGTGCCCATGGATTCCAACTCTCAGCAG GAGGACAATGAAGATGGCGTCTGCTTTTTCGAAAATCTACAACATTTAGAGCATCCATATTCAAAGGCAATCCAGAGCAATCCAGTTCAGATGGATTCAGCCCGGGGTCATGACTTCCAAAACAGAGGGAAGTGTATTTTCGCTTGGTATGATGCAGTGGAGAGGTACTTGAAGACTAGGATGTATCCACATGGGGCAACCAGGGACCGCAAAACGGTTCTCAGAAATGCCTCCAAGCGCTTCTGTTTGAAAG ATGATCTTCTTCACCACCGCAAACGGATGCGATTAGTACTTCGAAGCAGGGCAGAGGTGAATGAGATgctgagggaatgccatgacaaCCGAGGCCACAAAGGACATGACCATTGCATTCGTGAGATCAGCAAGAAGTACTATTGGGGAAGGCAGATGAAAGACATTGAGCACTGGATTGGCAACTGTCAGCATTGCCTGGAAACGGATGAAACGACCAAAAATTTTATCTGCTCTGTGGATGGCTGCAGGAACCGTTGTGGTCCGGTGGAGAGAAGCTTGGGCCTGACTTTTCATCG GTTTCCTTTTGATGATCCTACATCCTTCAGCCAGTGGATCCAAAAACTCCAGAGAAGCAATTGGTCACCACACACCAGGTCAGTGGTCTGCAGTGTCCACTTCACTGAGGACTGCTTTGAGTTCAAGGGCCGAAGAAAGCTGCTGAAAAGCCACTCAGTTCCCACTCTGTTACTTGGCAAGACAACTGTGGAG CAAAGCACATCACAAGGCCCTGATGCAGCGAGCAGCTTGGAAAGTTCTCAGAGGACTTTCTTTGCAAAATACGACGCAGTGCACAAATATGTGAGCACCGGAGTATATCCTCCAGGCTGTACCGCTGTGGACAAAAACACGTTGCGCCGACTCTGTAGACGATTTTCTGTACATG ATGGCGTTCTTTACTACAGCAACACCAAACAGAACCGATGCAAAGTTTTGAGAACGAGAGAAGAGGTCCACGCCACGCTCTCGGAGTACCACAACGACATGAACCACCTAGATGAGAAGACGTGCATCAAGCTCATCTCCAAGCACTTCCACTGGGGATCGCTGAACAATGATGTGCGCTGGTGGGTGGAGAAGTGTGAGGTGTGCTCTGCTGCCCGCCATCCTCTTGACCAACAGCCAGAGACCTCGACCAGTCCTGCCGCACCAGCCTCTCCTGCCGCACAGGTCTCTCCTACCGCACAGGTCTCTCCTACCGCACAG GTCTCTCCTGCCTCACCAGCCTCTCCTGCTGCACCAAACAGCCCAGAATGCATTGAGCCTGACTGCTTCATCCAGGGCGAGGATATAGA GCCCTCTGCTAGAGACTTGGCCAGCTTCAGATCTCGGAGTGTTGACCCAAAAGAGGCTGTTGCCGTGGCAAAGCGAGTACCAACCACTTACCTGATCGCCAATGTTCCTGGCAAGAGAATAACTTTGCTAGACAAGGCTACAATGCCCCTCCAAAAGAAACGCAAAGTAGGCGGAGGCGAAGACGTGCTATCCAGCCACCGCAA GTTCCCTTTTAACGGTCCTAGCAGACACAAACTTCAGATCTCCTATGCCAAATGGGACCAGCGGTCGATTACTTCAAGATCTTCCCTCTGCGCCAAGCACCGTTCAGGAGAGAGTGTGTCTCTCAAAACAGATGCAGTCCACACTGTACCCATGGATTCCAGCACTCGGCAG GAAGGCAATGAAGATCTTGACTGCTCTTTCCAAAACCAAGAAGAACATTCAAAGCATCCATATTCAAATGCAAtccagagcagtgcagagcagagggaTTCAGCACGGCATCATGACTTCCAAAACAGAGGGAGGTGTATTATTCGCAAAGTAGGCGGAACTGGAGACATGCTATCCAGCCACAGCAA TCCCCAGCCCTGTCATGGATTGGTAATGGCAGTACGGGACACGTCACAACCCTTGAGCGCAAGGTCCGTTTTACAGCGGTGCTCTTTGGCCAAAATTCGAATAAAGCCAAATGATGAAAGTGAACTTCCAAAAGGTTTCAAACGG ATTGGTACTGGCCTAGTGATCTACTTGAGTTTCTTCAAAGGAGCCAAAGTTGCGATTATATCAAAAATGG TGAGAGCCTTGTTGGGGGCTAAATTGTTCCGTGTGAAGGGAGGAGGACTGACGTCGGTGCTCGATCTTCCTGGCAGTGTCCTCATAGTGCCTCAGCAGTCATTGACGGGGACATTGAACGAAGATGATCGGTTTGACTACATTCGGCGGATCGATCAGTCAAAGGGAGAGAGGCTATACAACGACTTTGTGTGCCAGTGCGAGAGAGCTCTAGCGTATTCGGAAAGGTGGATGGAGGCCAGATGCGTGGTCCGCTATGGCATCTATGGTCAAGAACATACTGTCGTCGTCCATGCTGACgagccacacactcacactgtggaATTCTAG